One genomic segment of Amycolatopsis sp. Hca4 includes these proteins:
- a CDS encoding ABC transporter permease, whose protein sequence is MSEGVHTDPHALDELSDIASQEHAGVGPDGAVEGYSARRTLRLGVELRRQLKRRRTQFLLGFVAILPFILALAFQLGQSSPNRRSGGFVDLATASAPNFVVLALFVSGTFLLPMIVALFFGDTIASEASWSSLKYLLAVPVPRQRVLRQKAIVSGLLSAFALVLLPLVSLGVGVVWYGAGDAISPTGDAVSFGDSLLAIALSTVYIILQLAWVAGLALALSVTTDAPLGAVGGAVLVAILSQILDQITALEGLRNYLPTHYAFSWMDLISTDVDWTNLASGMLSAAIYGTVFFLYAGRRFARKDITS, encoded by the coding sequence GTGAGTGAAGGTGTGCACACCGACCCGCACGCGCTGGACGAGCTGAGCGACATCGCGTCGCAGGAGCACGCGGGTGTCGGGCCGGACGGCGCCGTCGAGGGCTACTCGGCGCGGCGGACGCTGCGGCTGGGCGTGGAGCTGCGGCGCCAGCTCAAGCGGCGGCGCACGCAGTTCCTGCTCGGGTTCGTCGCGATCCTGCCGTTCATCCTGGCGCTGGCGTTCCAGCTCGGGCAGTCGAGCCCGAACCGGCGCAGCGGCGGGTTCGTCGACCTGGCCACGGCGTCCGCACCGAACTTCGTCGTGCTGGCGCTGTTCGTGTCGGGGACGTTCCTGCTGCCGATGATCGTGGCGCTGTTCTTCGGCGACACGATCGCCAGCGAAGCGTCGTGGTCGAGCTTGAAGTACCTGCTGGCCGTGCCGGTGCCGCGGCAGCGGGTGCTGCGGCAGAAGGCGATCGTGTCCGGGCTGCTCTCGGCGTTCGCGCTGGTGCTGCTGCCGCTGGTGTCGCTCGGCGTCGGGGTGGTCTGGTACGGCGCGGGCGACGCGATCAGCCCGACCGGCGACGCGGTGTCGTTCGGCGACAGCCTGCTGGCCATCGCGCTGTCCACTGTGTACATCATCCTGCAGCTGGCCTGGGTGGCCGGGCTGGCGCTGGCGCTGAGCGTGACGACCGACGCCCCGCTGGGCGCGGTCGGCGGCGCGGTGCTGGTGGCGATCCTGTCGCAGATCCTGGACCAGATCACCGCGCTGGAGGGCCTGCGCAACTACCTGCCGACGCACTACGCGTTCTCCTGGATGGACCTGATCTCGACCGACGTCGACTGGACCAACCTGGCGAGCGGCATGCTGTCGGCGGCGATCTACGGGACGGTGTTCTTCCTCTACGCCGGGCGGCGGTTCGCGCGAAAGGACATCACGAGCTGA
- a CDS encoding enoyl-CoA hydratase/isomerase family protein has protein sequence MPITLDSHRDVAVLRIDHGRGNTLDTGSCRELVRRIEDAGQARAVVLTGTGGIFCAGVDLKRLDEGGAPYVAEFLPLLSDALLAVFGCPRPVVAALNGHAIAGGAVLAAACDHRVLGAGRIGVTELLVGLPFPLAALEILRCAYGTPRLPLLTYTGETWGGDEALARGLADETAPPEEVLDRAVAVAARLGDLPAEPFAHTKAQIRQPFHERIAEYRHSDDPHVTRLWQSPEALAAVKSFVDRLLR, from the coding sequence GTGCCGATCACCCTGGACAGCCACCGCGACGTCGCCGTGCTCCGGATCGACCACGGGCGGGGGAACACGCTCGACACCGGCTCGTGCCGGGAGCTGGTGCGGCGGATCGAGGACGCCGGACAAGCACGCGCCGTCGTGCTGACCGGGACCGGCGGGATCTTCTGCGCGGGCGTCGACCTCAAGCGGCTCGACGAGGGCGGCGCGCCGTACGTGGCCGAGTTCCTGCCGCTGCTGTCCGACGCGCTGCTGGCCGTGTTCGGCTGCCCGCGTCCGGTGGTCGCCGCGCTGAACGGGCACGCCATCGCCGGCGGCGCGGTGCTGGCGGCGGCCTGTGACCACCGGGTGCTGGGTGCCGGCCGGATCGGGGTCACCGAGCTGCTCGTCGGGCTGCCGTTCCCGCTGGCCGCGCTGGAGATCCTCCGCTGCGCCTACGGCACGCCCCGGCTGCCCTTGCTCACCTACACGGGTGAAACCTGGGGCGGGGACGAGGCGCTGGCCCGCGGACTGGCCGACGAGACGGCCCCGCCGGAGGAGGTGCTCGACCGGGCCGTCGCCGTCGCGGCCCGGCTCGGCGACCTGCCCGCCGAGCCGTTCGCCCACACCAAGGCCCAGATCCGGCAGCCGTTCCACGAGCGGATCGCCGAGTACCGCCACTCGGACGACCCGCACGTGACGCGGCTGTGGCAGTCACCCGAGGCGCTCGCCGCGGTCAAGTCCTTTGTGGACCGTCTGCTCCGCTAG
- a CDS encoding S9 family peptidase, translating to MRPADIEALVVPGRPALRGNLLLTAVKRPDLKANATHSALRRVSLGGGETAWTHGPRDSAPAISPDGRWVAFLRAGDGQGADGSPQLHVMPTGGGDARRLTSLHLGAGEPVWAPDSRRIAFTARVPEPGRYGTPDAGGETPEPAAEAPRHITRMDYRLDDVGFVRDRMQRLFIVDTADTQEPGEPEPLTGAGFDAAHPVWTPDGTRVVFTAPPDWGAAESDVRDICAIPAEGGAPEVVVRCEGYSERPVFGPDGTLFYFGQSFEEHHEAAPTGLYAATPEFGAGPVKARRLTDAETVDCESAAGPPAPRENDVVVAVRNRGAVELRAVAIDTADAPLADLAVVHADRSAVRSFTLDGAVLVAVIATPSTAGEVVLLGDGEPQVLTGYSQPLRDRGIRPMIELETTAPDGYPVHGWLVLPEGEGPHPVLRVVHGGPFTQQEWAVFDEAQVYASAGYAVVVGNPRGSAGYGQAHGHAITHALGTVDVDDVLALLDKALERPDLDASRVGIMGGSYGGFMTSWLAAHHGARFKAAWSERAVNAWDSMLGSSDIGYFFVDAYIGSSPEEQRKRSPLTYAAQVEIPFAVVHSEQDWRCPLEQAERMFVALRRAGAPAEMLLFPGEGHELSRTGRPRHRVQRFEAVLEWWSRHL from the coding sequence GTGCGTCCTGCCGACATCGAAGCCCTCGTCGTCCCCGGCCGTCCTGCCCTGCGCGGGAACCTGCTGCTCACGGCGGTCAAGAGACCGGATCTGAAAGCGAACGCGACCCACAGCGCGCTCCGGCGGGTTTCGCTCGGCGGCGGCGAGACCGCGTGGACCCACGGTCCGCGCGACTCCGCCCCGGCGATCTCCCCGGACGGGCGCTGGGTGGCGTTCCTCCGCGCCGGGGACGGCCAGGGCGCGGACGGCAGCCCGCAGCTGCACGTGATGCCCACCGGCGGCGGCGACGCCCGCCGGCTGACGTCGCTGCACCTCGGCGCCGGGGAACCGGTGTGGGCGCCGGACTCGCGGCGGATCGCCTTCACCGCCCGCGTGCCCGAGCCCGGCCGCTACGGCACGCCGGACGCCGGCGGCGAGACGCCGGAGCCGGCCGCCGAGGCCCCGCGCCACATCACGCGGATGGATTACCGGCTCGACGACGTCGGGTTCGTGCGCGACCGCATGCAGCGGCTGTTCATCGTCGACACGGCCGACACCCAGGAGCCGGGGGAGCCCGAGCCGCTGACCGGGGCCGGGTTCGACGCGGCCCACCCGGTCTGGACGCCGGACGGCACGCGCGTGGTCTTCACCGCCCCGCCGGACTGGGGCGCGGCCGAAAGCGACGTCCGCGACATCTGCGCGATCCCGGCCGAGGGCGGCGCGCCCGAGGTCGTCGTGCGCTGCGAGGGCTACTCGGAGCGGCCGGTGTTCGGCCCGGACGGCACGTTGTTCTACTTCGGACAGTCTTTCGAGGAGCACCACGAGGCCGCGCCCACCGGGCTCTACGCGGCCACGCCCGAGTTCGGCGCCGGCCCGGTGAAGGCCCGCCGGCTCACCGACGCGGAAACCGTGGACTGCGAGTCCGCGGCGGGGCCGCCGGCTCCGCGCGAGAACGACGTCGTCGTCGCGGTCCGCAACCGCGGCGCGGTGGAACTGCGCGCCGTCGCCATCGACACGGCCGACGCCCCGCTGGCCGACCTGGCCGTGGTCCACGCGGACCGGTCCGCGGTCCGGTCGTTCACGCTGGACGGCGCGGTGCTGGTGGCGGTGATCGCGACGCCGTCGACCGCGGGCGAGGTCGTGCTGCTCGGCGACGGCGAGCCCCAGGTGCTGACCGGCTACTCGCAGCCGTTGCGGGACAGGGGCATCCGGCCGATGATCGAGCTGGAGACCACCGCCCCGGACGGCTACCCGGTGCACGGCTGGCTGGTCCTGCCCGAGGGTGAGGGCCCGCACCCGGTGCTGCGCGTGGTGCACGGCGGCCCGTTCACCCAGCAGGAGTGGGCGGTGTTCGACGAGGCCCAGGTCTACGCATCGGCGGGCTACGCGGTGGTGGTCGGCAACCCGCGCGGGTCGGCGGGGTACGGGCAGGCGCACGGCCACGCGATCACGCACGCCCTGGGCACGGTCGACGTCGACGACGTCCTGGCCCTGCTGGACAAGGCGCTGGAGCGGCCGGACCTGGACGCGTCCCGCGTCGGCATCATGGGCGGTTCGTACGGCGGGTTCATGACGAGCTGGCTGGCCGCCCACCACGGCGCCCGCTTCAAGGCGGCGTGGAGCGAGCGCGCGGTCAACGCGTGGGACTCGATGCTCGGCAGCTCCGACATCGGCTACTTCTTCGTCGACGCCTACATCGGCTCCTCGCCGGAGGAGCAGCGCAAGCGGTCACCGCTGACGTACGCGGCGCAGGTGGAGATCCCGTTCGCGGTGGTGCATTCGGAGCAGGACTGGCGCTGCCCGCTGGAGCAGGCGGAGCGGATGTTCGTCGCCCTGCGCCGAGCGGGCGCGCCGGCGGAGATGCTGCTGTTCCCGGGTGAAGGGCACGAGCTGAGCCGTACCGGGCGGCCGCGGCACCGGGTGCAGCGGTTCGAAGCGGTCCTGGAGTGGTGGTCGCGGCACCTGTGA
- a CDS encoding VOC family protein, producing the protein MPRPVHFEIHAGDPERAVAFYTAVFGWKFERWGDVPYWMISTGEGAGIDGGLLPRQGPAPEASAPIHGFVNTVEVADLDASLGDVNRAGGTLALPKNPVPGVGWLAYCRDTEGNVFGILQPDEGAPAPE; encoded by the coding sequence ATGCCTCGTCCCGTCCACTTCGAGATCCACGCCGGCGACCCCGAACGAGCGGTGGCGTTCTACACGGCGGTGTTCGGTTGGAAGTTCGAGCGGTGGGGTGATGTGCCCTATTGGATGATCAGTACGGGGGAAGGCGCCGGGATCGACGGCGGGCTGTTGCCTCGGCAAGGGCCTGCTCCGGAGGCTTCTGCTCCGATTCACGGGTTTGTGAACACTGTCGAGGTGGCGGATCTTGACGCTTCGCTGGGGGATGTGAACCGGGCTGGGGGGACTTTGGCGTTGCCGAAGAATCCGGTTCCCGGGGTGGGGTGGCTGGCTTATTGCCGGGATACTGAGGGGAATGTTTTCGGGATTTTGCAGCCGGATGAGGGGGCTCCTGCTCCGGAGTGA
- a CDS encoding alpha/beta fold hydrolase: MPRLPLPRTRRARLTALGAVVAVLAAATVLWATRDTAPPAVPTQDALLDLPAAPGSAEQVKIDTTTYLPTTVPAPAVLLAHGFGGDKNSVADDARELARKGFVVMTWSARGFGKSTGKIGLNDPDGEVADASRLIDRLVAQHQVTLDAKGDPEIAVTGASYGGALSLLLAGTDKRVDAIAPVITYNDLAQGLVPNAATPATTAPGTPSAGAFATDGVFKKSWAGIFFSAGSGAAASGSPSAEAPEAGQATDTGSTGAAGTAAAALPAAPQGAGGPRGGPADPCGRFTAAVCRAYTELGTTGQASQASVDLLRRVSPASVTNRITVPTLLVQGESDTLFGLDQSDANARQITAAGGKVKTVWYTGGHDGGKPGPQLRAKIADFLWTAVTGGDPGTGFSYDVQGTLRANGTPSVRTVNAAAYPGLTGPATERRLLALTGPAQPVVRPAGANPAAVSGIPGLNGVASSSARLGALFSNDPPGQAAQFTTAPVDGQLVISGSSTVRLQVAADPAHPQPDAVLFAKLYDVGQDGSRVLPANAIAPFRVSGLPADGTPVDVTVTLPGIVRPIEGGHALRLVVGTTDQGYAAPAAPAVFRIGLAGGGTALAVPVVPGKSVGSPAPIGQLVGIGVTLAIGLAAVLFAALRRRRATDVDPGLAGTPLVIEGLRKQYAGGFVAVKDLSFRVEPGQVLGLLGPNGAGKTTTLRMLMGLITPTAGSIRVFGHKIAPGAPVLSRIGSFVEGSGFLPHLSGRANLELYWASTGRPAEKAHFAEALEIAGLGSAVERRVRTYSQGMRQRLAIAQAMLGLPELMVLDEPTNGLDPPQIHQMREVLKRYAATGRTVVVSSHLLAEVEQTCTHVVVMHRGSLVASGEVGELAAAGGEATFRVDDPAAAAAALKALSGVTDVDVEGELVHANLGELPRAEGVAALVRAGVAVEQAGPRRRLEDAFLQLVGEES; this comes from the coding sequence GTGCCCCGACTCCCGCTCCCGCGCACCCGTCGAGCCCGGCTCACCGCGCTCGGCGCCGTCGTGGCGGTGCTCGCCGCCGCGACCGTCCTCTGGGCGACGCGCGACACGGCCCCGCCCGCCGTGCCCACCCAGGACGCCCTGCTCGACCTGCCCGCCGCGCCCGGCTCGGCCGAGCAGGTCAAGATCGACACGACCACCTACCTGCCCACGACCGTGCCCGCACCCGCGGTGCTGCTCGCGCACGGCTTCGGCGGCGACAAGAACAGCGTCGCCGACGACGCCCGCGAGCTCGCGCGGAAGGGCTTCGTCGTGATGACGTGGTCCGCGCGCGGCTTCGGCAAGAGCACCGGCAAGATCGGGCTCAACGACCCGGACGGCGAGGTCGCCGACGCGAGCCGCCTGATCGACCGGCTCGTCGCGCAGCACCAGGTCACCCTCGACGCGAAGGGCGACCCGGAGATCGCCGTCACCGGCGCCTCCTACGGCGGTGCGCTGTCGCTGCTGCTGGCCGGCACGGACAAGCGCGTCGACGCGATCGCCCCGGTGATCACCTACAACGACCTCGCCCAGGGCCTGGTGCCGAACGCGGCGACGCCGGCGACCACCGCTCCCGGCACGCCGTCCGCCGGCGCCTTCGCCACCGACGGCGTCTTCAAGAAGAGCTGGGCCGGCATCTTCTTCTCGGCCGGTTCCGGCGCCGCGGCGAGCGGCTCGCCCTCCGCTGAAGCGCCGGAGGCCGGGCAGGCGACCGACACCGGGTCCACCGGCGCCGCCGGGACCGCCGCGGCCGCGCTTCCTGCGGCGCCGCAGGGCGCGGGCGGCCCGCGTGGCGGCCCCGCCGACCCCTGCGGCCGGTTCACCGCCGCGGTCTGCCGCGCCTACACCGAGCTCGGCACCACCGGGCAGGCGAGCCAGGCGAGCGTCGACCTGCTGCGCCGCGTCTCCCCCGCGTCCGTCACGAACCGGATCACCGTGCCGACGCTGCTGGTGCAGGGCGAGAGCGACACGCTGTTCGGCCTCGACCAGTCCGACGCGAACGCCCGGCAGATCACCGCCGCGGGCGGCAAGGTCAAGACGGTCTGGTACACCGGCGGCCACGACGGCGGCAAGCCCGGCCCGCAGCTGCGCGCCAAGATCGCCGACTTCCTGTGGACCGCGGTGACCGGCGGCGACCCGGGCACCGGCTTCAGCTACGACGTGCAGGGCACGTTGCGGGCCAACGGCACGCCGTCGGTCCGCACGGTCAACGCCGCCGCCTACCCCGGGCTGACCGGGCCGGCGACCGAGCGGCGGCTGCTGGCGCTGACCGGGCCCGCGCAGCCGGTGGTGCGCCCGGCCGGGGCGAACCCGGCGGCGGTGAGCGGCATCCCCGGCCTCAACGGCGTCGCGAGCAGTTCGGCGCGGCTGGGCGCGCTGTTCAGCAACGACCCGCCCGGCCAGGCCGCGCAGTTCACCACCGCGCCCGTCGACGGCCAGCTCGTCATCAGCGGCTCCTCGACCGTGCGGCTGCAGGTTGCCGCGGACCCGGCGCACCCGCAGCCCGACGCGGTGCTGTTCGCCAAGCTCTACGACGTCGGCCAGGACGGCTCGCGGGTGCTGCCGGCCAACGCCATCGCGCCCTTCCGGGTGAGCGGGCTGCCCGCCGACGGCACCCCGGTCGACGTCACGGTGACGCTGCCGGGCATCGTCCGGCCGATCGAGGGCGGGCACGCGCTGCGGCTGGTCGTCGGCACCACCGACCAGGGCTACGCCGCACCGGCCGCGCCTGCGGTGTTCCGGATCGGGCTCGCCGGCGGCGGCACCGCGCTGGCCGTGCCGGTCGTGCCCGGGAAGTCGGTCGGCTCCCCGGCCCCGATCGGGCAGCTGGTGGGCATCGGCGTGACGCTGGCGATCGGCTTGGCCGCGGTGCTGTTCGCCGCGCTGCGCCGCCGTCGCGCCACCGACGTCGACCCCGGGCTGGCCGGCACCCCGCTGGTCATCGAGGGGCTGCGCAAGCAGTACGCGGGCGGGTTCGTCGCGGTGAAGGACCTGTCCTTCCGGGTCGAGCCGGGCCAGGTGCTCGGCCTGCTCGGGCCGAACGGCGCCGGCAAGACGACCACGCTGCGGATGCTGATGGGCCTGATCACGCCGACCGCGGGCAGCATCCGCGTGTTCGGGCACAAGATCGCCCCGGGGGCGCCGGTGCTCTCCCGCATCGGGTCGTTCGTCGAGGGCTCGGGCTTCCTGCCGCACCTGTCCGGCCGGGCCAACCTCGAGCTGTACTGGGCGTCGACCGGGCGGCCGGCGGAGAAGGCGCACTTCGCGGAGGCGCTGGAGATCGCCGGGCTCGGCAGCGCGGTCGAGCGCCGGGTGCGGACCTACAGCCAGGGCATGCGGCAGCGGCTGGCGATCGCGCAGGCGATGCTCGGCCTGCCGGAGCTGATGGTGCTCGACGAACCGACCAACGGGCTCGACCCGCCCCAGATCCACCAGATGCGCGAGGTGCTGAAGCGGTACGCCGCGACCGGCCGCACCGTGGTGGTGTCCAGCCACCTGCTGGCCGAGGTCGAGCAGACCTGCACGCACGTCGTGGTGATGCACCGCGGTTCGCTGGTCGCCTCGGGCGAGGTCGGCGAGCTGGCCGCGGCGGGCGGCGAGGCGACGTTCCGGGTCGACGACCCGGCGGCGGCCGCGGCGGCGTTGAAGGCGCTCAGCGGGGTCACCGACGTCGACGTCGAGGGCGAGCTCGTGCACGCGAACCTCGGCGAGCTGCCGCGGGCCGAGGGCGTGGCCGCGCTGGTGCGCGCCGGCGTCGCGGTGGAGCAGGCCGGGCCTCGGCGCCGGCTGGAAGACGCGTTCCTGCAACTGGTCGGAGAAGAGTCGTGA
- a CDS encoding SRPBCC family protein, producing MKVSDCPTTQVEVRIAARPAEVWSWLLDVDLPARFSTEFQGGRWVEGAEPGLGARFRGRNSHPIAGEWETVSTVTGYEPGRLFAWAVMDVTNPAASWRFELVPDGDGTILRQWAQIGPGPSNLTTIIGSMPEHEDEIVAMRLGELQANMQKTVEGIKALAETGVPA from the coding sequence ATGAAGGTTTCCGACTGCCCGACGACCCAGGTCGAGGTACGCATCGCCGCGCGGCCTGCCGAGGTCTGGTCCTGGCTGCTGGACGTCGACCTGCCGGCCCGGTTCTCCACCGAGTTCCAGGGCGGCCGCTGGGTCGAGGGGGCCGAGCCCGGCCTCGGCGCGCGGTTCCGCGGCCGCAACTCCCACCCGATCGCCGGCGAGTGGGAGACGGTCTCCACCGTCACCGGCTACGAGCCCGGGCGGCTGTTCGCCTGGGCCGTGATGGACGTGACGAACCCGGCCGCGTCGTGGCGCTTCGAGCTCGTCCCGGACGGCGACGGCACGATCCTGCGCCAGTGGGCCCAGATCGGCCCCGGCCCGTCCAACCTCACCACGATCATCGGCTCGATGCCCGAGCACGAAGACGAAATCGTCGCCATGCGGCTCGGCGAGCTGCAGGCCAACATGCAGAAGACCGTCGAGGGCATCAAGGCACTCGCCGAAACCGGCGTGCCCGCCTAG
- a CDS encoding S28 family serine protease gives MRRLFTVGAVLLALAGLAPAAAAAPDIRAELQRIPGLTVVSEDPAPAGYRFFKLTYTQPADHRHPGAGTFQQRFTLLHRDFAAPTVAFTSGYNVSGSPNRSEPTQIVNGNQLSMEYRYFTPSRPEPENWAKQLTIWQAAADEHRAVQAFKAIYPGKWLATGGSKGGMTATYYRRFFPDDVDATIPYVAPNDVIDPVDVYNRFLSRVGNDPACRDALKAIQRDALKRRDELGAIAAADAAERGLTFSIVGSADKSLEISVIDSYFAFWQYQTQADCATVPKAGAPAAEVYAWYEKVESLNTYSDQDLAPYVPYYYQAAVQLGSPEAYDGYLRDLLRYPGADQPKTFVPSSIRLPRFDYPAMPDIDFWVKSRGTRLLFVYGSNDPWGAEPFELGPGSRDSYRYYVQGGNHGSKIAQLAPAEAAAATATVRRWAGLPPATSLAPRSAPAGFPDFDADLTPRTHL, from the coding sequence ATGCGCAGACTTTTCACGGTGGGGGCGGTCCTGCTCGCGCTGGCCGGCCTGGCCCCGGCGGCCGCGGCGGCACCCGACATCCGGGCGGAACTGCAGCGGATCCCCGGGCTCACGGTCGTTTCCGAGGACCCGGCGCCGGCCGGGTACCGGTTCTTCAAGCTGACCTACACCCAGCCCGCCGACCACCGGCACCCGGGCGCGGGCACGTTCCAGCAGCGGTTCACGTTGCTGCACCGCGATTTCGCCGCCCCGACAGTCGCCTTCACCAGCGGCTACAACGTCAGCGGCTCGCCGAACCGCTCGGAGCCGACCCAGATCGTCAACGGCAACCAGCTGTCGATGGAGTACCGCTACTTCACGCCGTCGCGGCCGGAGCCGGAGAACTGGGCGAAGCAGCTGACGATCTGGCAGGCGGCGGCGGACGAGCACCGCGCGGTCCAGGCGTTCAAGGCGATCTACCCGGGCAAGTGGCTGGCCACGGGCGGCAGCAAGGGCGGCATGACGGCGACGTACTACCGGCGCTTCTTCCCCGACGACGTCGACGCGACGATCCCGTACGTCGCGCCGAACGACGTCATCGACCCGGTCGACGTCTACAACCGCTTCCTGTCCCGCGTGGGCAACGACCCGGCTTGCCGCGACGCGTTGAAGGCGATCCAGCGGGACGCGCTGAAGCGGCGTGACGAGCTGGGGGCGATCGCGGCGGCGGACGCGGCGGAACGGGGCTTGACGTTCTCGATCGTGGGTTCGGCCGACAAGTCCCTCGAGATTTCGGTGATCGACTCGTACTTCGCGTTCTGGCAGTACCAGACCCAGGCGGACTGCGCGACGGTGCCGAAGGCGGGCGCGCCCGCGGCGGAGGTCTACGCCTGGTACGAGAAGGTGGAGAGCCTCAACACGTACTCCGACCAGGACCTGGCCCCGTACGTCCCGTACTACTACCAGGCGGCGGTCCAGCTGGGCTCGCCCGAGGCGTACGACGGCTACCTCCGCGACCTGCTGCGCTACCCGGGCGCCGACCAGCCGAAGACGTTCGTGCCGTCGTCGATCCGCTTGCCGCGCTTCGACTACCCGGCGATGCCGGACATCGACTTCTGGGTGAAGTCCCGCGGCACCCGGCTGCTGTTCGTGTACGGGTCCAACGACCCGTGGGGAGCGGAGCCGTTCGAGCTGGGCCCGGGCAGCCGCGATTCGTACCGCTACTACGTCCAGGGCGGCAACCACGGGTCGAAGATCGCCCAGCTGGCCCCGGCCGAGGCGGCAGCGGCGACGGCGACGGTCCGCCGCTGGGCGGGCTTGCCGCCCGCCACTTCGCTGGCTCCGCGCTCCGCGCCGGCGGGCTTCCCGGACTTCGACGCGGACCTGACGCCGCGGACACACCTGTAA
- a CDS encoding TerC family protein, producing the protein MTVPLWLWIATIGGLLALIALDLVIVDRKPHEVTTGEAARWVIFYVSCAIVFGIGVWVFAGHDPGVEFFTGYITEYSLSVDNLFIFMIIMSSFKVPAIHQHRVLLVGILLALAMRSVFIAIGAALIEQFVWVFFLFGAVLIWTAISMLRGKGEEEEYHENAVTRQVRKIAPVTDDYHGHHYTVKINGKRMITPMLLVIVAIGSADLLFAVDSIPAIFGITQEAFLVFTANAFALMGLRQLYFLLGGLVTKLVYLSYGLAVILAFIGAKLFLHALHEYHVVPDWLDINNWISLGVIVVVLTITTVASLAKARRDERRQVVA; encoded by the coding sequence ATGACTGTCCCCCTGTGGCTGTGGATCGCCACGATCGGTGGCCTGCTCGCGCTGATCGCGCTGGACCTGGTCATCGTCGATCGCAAGCCGCACGAAGTGACCACGGGGGAAGCGGCTCGCTGGGTCATCTTCTACGTCTCGTGCGCGATCGTGTTCGGCATCGGTGTGTGGGTCTTCGCCGGGCACGACCCGGGCGTCGAGTTCTTCACCGGGTACATCACCGAGTACTCGCTGAGCGTCGACAACCTGTTCATCTTCATGATCATCATGAGCTCGTTCAAGGTGCCCGCCATCCACCAGCACCGGGTGCTGCTGGTCGGCATACTGCTCGCGCTGGCCATGCGGAGCGTCTTCATCGCCATCGGCGCCGCGCTCATCGAGCAGTTCGTCTGGGTGTTCTTCCTCTTCGGCGCAGTGCTGATCTGGACGGCGATCAGCATGCTGCGCGGCAAGGGCGAAGAAGAGGAGTACCACGAGAACGCCGTCACCCGGCAGGTGCGCAAGATCGCCCCGGTGACCGACGACTACCACGGCCACCACTACACGGTGAAGATCAACGGCAAGCGGATGATCACGCCGATGCTGCTGGTGATCGTGGCCATCGGCTCGGCCGACCTGCTCTTCGCGGTCGACTCGATCCCGGCGATCTTCGGGATCACGCAGGAGGCGTTCCTCGTCTTCACCGCCAACGCGTTCGCGCTGATGGGCCTGCGCCAGCTGTACTTCCTGCTCGGCGGCCTGGTGACCAAGCTCGTCTACCTCAGCTACGGCCTCGCGGTGATCCTCGCCTTCATCGGCGCGAAGCTGTTCCTGCACGCGCTGCACGAGTACCACGTCGTCCCGGACTGGCTGGACATCAACAACTGGATCTCCCTCGGCGTGATCGTCGTCGTGCTCACCATCACCACGGTGGCCAGCCTGGCGAAGGCCCGCCGGGACGAGCGCAGGCAGGTCGTTGCTTAG